From the Carassius auratus strain Wakin unplaced genomic scaffold, ASM336829v1 scaf_tig00042780, whole genome shotgun sequence genome, the window cgcaggtcatgtgacaataactaaccaatcagcttcatcctttcccgtatcaacgttgaaagctcagctaagatgaaggaacagctgttcatagctgtatatggattgccattttgaaatgaatttagtagcagagctactgcgagcgatttttagtgctgcaaatccatttatactttgctgaaatttccgcgtcttcattgagagagagcgtgtcatggatgcttagcaacgacagacgccccaggagcacttctgtccgagcgctttggaaagaaggagaaagcggcgcgactagcgttttccacgcgtttttaggcgcgaactattgaagacaaaagcgatgaccctcggtacctctcaggctgacatgttgatgtgatgtgatatctgatttaagtgggcgtggtgtgtgtaaggtagagagggcatgactgatgatagtgtcctgatccagtcacgacgctattctcagcctgcgctccagctgagtaatcaactttatttaaaaaaataatttatatattttatattcaaactgaaaacatgatgtgattaacactcaagtcattcaagtcattgtgtctcaagtcaagtcaagtcccgagtctttaacttccaagtccgagtcaagtctcaagtcctaaaaatagcgactcgagtcgactcgagtccaagtcaccaagtcacaagtccccatgtctgtaatgatatgtgtgattgacagctaaAGTGGGCGTGTCTAGTGTGAGCGTCTACTCTGGAGGTCGTCTGATGATCAAGTGTGAACATCCTCAatacaaaaccaaaccaaaatacATCTGTAAAGAATCAGACGGATGCTCAGAGAGGAAGAGTCCAGGAGTTCAGGATGAATGGATGGAGAATGGAGATGTTTCTTTATATGACGACACCAGAGCAGGAGTCTtgatggtgttttttagagagctGAAAGCTGCAGATGCAGGAACATACAGGTGTGGAGTGAAAGTATCTGACTATACTGAGAGATTCACTGAGATACAGCTGAGCGTCAGACACGGTGAGGGACAGAGGATACTTTAACTGCATGTATGATGTGTCTATTTGACTTTTTGAGTAAACTTATCTTACTTTGTAGATGCAAAATATCCAAAGAGAGTGACAGAATCTGTGTATCTCGGTGGAGAAGTCATCATCACCTGTCAGATCCCAGAGAAACATAAAGTTCATTTCTGTAAAGAGGATGATAATCACATCTGCCAGAACatcagctcatctaaagtgacagAAATGAGTGGTTCATCagagagaaatgaagagagaGTTGTTACAGTGAGCATCAGTAATGTGAGTGTGAGAGATGCTGGAGTTTACTGGTGTGGAGCAGAAACCAGAGACACAGATCTGACTTTCATCTCCCTGAACACTCAAATTCAGCTCAACCTCATCAGTGAGTCCATTCAGATGATTTCACTGCAGTAAACACTGTTCACAATCATGTGTGTCAAATATCTGTGTTTGATTGTTTTAGTGCCTCCAGTAGTGAGACGTGAAGGAGAATCTGCTGAGATCTTCTGTCCTTATGATTCAATCTATAAATCAAAGCTAAAGTCTCTCTGTAAGGGGAAGTGCTCCACTAGAGACAGAAATCCTCTCAGTGAGACTgtgagagaagagaaagagaccaAGACTGACAGATTGACTCTGAAAGATGACGTCACTGCAGGTGTCTTCACTGGGACCATCACTGCACTGAcagcagaggatgctgggaaataCTGGTGTGCAGTGACATTAGAAACAGAGCTCAATTATCTTCACACTCATCTGATGGTCATCATGAACGAGGGTGAGGAAGGTTTCTTCATCTGAAGATGTCAAACTCCGGCTGTGAATTAATCTTCTTGTGTCTGTAATCATTTCCAGAGCTGAACTTGACTAAGTATGAAGGAGACGACGTGTCAATCCAGTGCAAACATCAGGATGAAGATCAGAAAAGCTTCTGCAAAGCACATGAAGCCTCCATGTGTGTGAAGGATGGAGTTTCATTGGAGATGATCAGAGATGATCGATTCTCTTTCAGTGATGAAGCATCTGCTGGAGTCTTTACTGTGAACATCACTGATCTGAGAGAAGAGGATTCTGGGATATACTGGTGTGGAGATCACGTCATCACTAAAGTGCATTTAAATGTCAGCAAAGATAAGAACAGGAGTAAgaactttattttattcacaCTGTCAATGTTTGATGAACACAGTGTTTTAATTTCAGATCAAAACCACAGAGATGAGCTGAAGGTTCAGAGAACTAACAGACTAACAGTCTTTATTCAGGAAACCCACATGAGACTCACAGAGAGATGAACGAGAGTTGTGTGCATGTCTGCAAAAGAGAGactaaaatatgctaattttcctccataatttagtttagtttaatgaAGTAATTGTATTTCTAATGCATGTTGAACTATCACTCTGTATGTTTGTTTCATTCTCAGATTTCTCCAGGAtcatcattattatcataatcatttatgtgtgtgtgattctgctgCTGATCCCTGGATTCACTCTGACTTTGTGCAAATTAAGACACAAGAGACGAGGTGTTCATTTTTTAACTCTTGAGTCATTTAATTAAATAGTTTGATTGTCTGTGAGCTGCTTCAGTAAATATCAATCAATAAGTTTCTGCTGACATTTAATGTTGATCTAGTTTCTCTttctctgaataaaatattttgttttgggtAATTAGGAAGAATCTCAACATCAGACAAGAGCAAGAAGAAAAATATGATGGTGAGTTAcactttgtgtgtttgtatattgtTCTTAtgatatattttcttgttttaaaatacattttctctcaTATCCATGTCAAGTCATCATGTGCAGACAGCAGACATGATTCTCTCTCAGATCCTGGATCAGCTCAAATTAACAGCAATAATGaattacccacaatcccctctGATGGACTCCTGTACACTGCTGTCAGTTTCCAGAAGCATGAAGAGTCTCTCAGTGAAgctacagtcagattcagtaaGAATGAGATTCACTCTGATTACACATCTGTCAGTCACCGCTAACTCAACTAACTATAACAGGTCATAGATCTTCACACAtctgtatttaaaaacaaaaatagactaTGATATGCTATGATTATGACTATGATATATTATGCataatattaagttattataattCGTTAGTAGAGTTGTTTGATGTGTGAGGGTTGTTCAAGTCAGTGTGTAAATAATGAGTTTCCGCTGCTGCTCATGTTGCATCTTTCtcatgtttaaaatagtttgtcATCTCAGTTTATCTGGGTGCGatgaaaacaggaaataaaaccCTTGATTGACACTTTTAGAAGGACTGTAAAGTTTCCACTCCATATTTAGAGACACAGCAGCCATAGACCGTTAATAAAGACTCTTTTATAGCAGTGATATTTCtgatgttttacagtaaaatcatatattttatcaatttaaaattaacacgtttttctaatatttttacaaacattaactgaaaaattaacaacaaaaaaaacttttcttgttATGTTTTCTTCCCTTTTGCTCCTAATTAAAGTTGTTGAatcaatttttatttacattaatggttatattatatttgaattgTCAATAATTGCCATGACTTCAAAACAGACGATGACTGAGTCTAGTTTTACTGATGAAATCAATGTTACCAGAGAAACATATAATAACACAGTATAAATTCATGATTATCTAATTATCTTCATGAAAGGCTGTGAGAATAGTTTGTactttctgaaatctgaataataattttatgcattttattttgtatcacCCCCAGAACTGATCTTGATATTCACAGTATTTGCAAATAAACAATCATTTGCATGTTTTAAAGGATTTGTTTCTCCTGTAATATTCAGAAACCTAAAAATGGTATGTTTGATGCTTTCTGTCACAAATCccggaggtgtttttttttttttgagtttgcaTGATGAACAGACATGATGTTTTTCGGTCCAGATCAAAACCACAGAAAACTGGTGAAGGTTCAGGGTCTCAGTTTAGTTTGAGTGTGAAGATTAAACAGACTTCTTCAGGAAACCCACAGTGAGACacaagaactgaagatgaacatccATTGTGCAGAAGACAAAGACTAAGAGTCGCTCATTCAGTAATTTACCTCAAAAAATGACTGTAAACTGTATTTTCTTATCAAATAATCGTTCATGTgtgctttgattttttttctttcaaaaacagatcAAAGAAATTCAAAACAATGAGCAGAGAATGAACACTGAACAGAGGATGTCTCATCATTCTTTAGATTTCACACATCTGTATTGTTAGTACATTTATGTCAACACACTTTAAAGAAGCAACATCTGAAATATTCACTTTATGTTTCACTGTGCACTCAGATTTGTAATCATTATCTCTCTGCTTATATCTTAATATCATGGCACATTTTTGTAGGgcagtaataacagtaataatgatAGCTGTACACTAGTTTGCTTTTCTAAATTCAGtcattcagtaaaaaataaataaataaaaaatagtgtgtATAAAATAGAGTGTGCTTAAGATCATCTCCATGAGATCCTCTCCAGCTTGTGGTTTTCTTTTATACTTATATTATGTGGGTCAAAACAAGAAGCTCTTTAGTCACCTGCATGTGTGATCTATAACAGTAAATTGATTTTCAATGGCCCAGTTTTTCcactctataaaaaaaaaaatgtttataatatattctCAGGTGTTTTTCTAAAATGCACTATTCTAGTCATATGAAATATTTGCTAGATGAAAGtaaagcttaatattttttgattattatttttgctttggGGTGCTGTTGGCGCAGTGGGTAAGACACACGCCTTTGGTGTGAAAGACCTgagtttgaatccactgtgaaacACCAATGTGTcactgagcaagacacttaacccctggttgctccagaggtgtgcgacctctgacatatgtagctgtaagtcgctttggataaaagcatcagctaaatgaataaattaaatgtaatattacaacCAACTGCAGTCATAAGATTGCATAAAATAACCTACAGTATCTGCttgcttttaaaatgttaaagccCCCCTGAAATCAAcactgattatttttttcttagtatCAATAAATTAGACTTAAGGTTATGAATAATCTACTGTGATCCAAAACAGTGACAAAACAAACAATTAGTTATATAAGCATTCAAAACATGTCTTGATGAATTTTTATGACATCCTGCTTCACCACTTCAGCTTCTCATCTAACATTCACTCCAATCTAGATTCCAAACATcccagctaattttttttttttttttttttttttttttttgttctaaaaatgttctaagaacattcccatggattgttttaacaatgtttttttagtgggtagttttatttttgttaccaGAAAGTtatctcaaaagataggataaccatctctaaaaacataaaaaaagtgtttattaataacattattacaaCATTATCCCCTagcattctaattaagatttaagcagatATTTAGATGTccatgtctgtttaaaagtaatagtttgtttgatgtcaccataatggtgataaGTGTTGgttttagttgtgcaatttgacttGTCAGTGTTGTTATTTAACTGCTATAATCTTTATTGTGGCAAAAACAGCTAATGAATATGTGGTTAAATGACACTGGTTGCTTGCTGCTGATTAAGATATCATCACATACAGTATGGTTTCACCCAGTCTAATGTATACTGTTAGGTACATGTCATTTATTAAAGTTACTCAATGGGTCAACAGCCTGAAACCCAGCTGGATTCAAAGCAGATCAttttaaggattaaaaaaaaaaaaaaaaaaaaaaaatctacttttcttTGTAACACAGACAATTAATAAATTCCTTGTGACGCCAATAAACCCAGTAAAACGGATGCCATGCCTGATCTGGAGAAGGGATCAGACCTATCTCCAGCAAACAACACCTATCTCTcctccctctcctctcccctcccTGCCTCTGGCTCTCACTCTTTTCCCCCAAAATATTATCCATATGTCATGTTACATCTTGTGaatatgttgtttttttccacttcatgtttggtatcattttaaCTGTCTCTTTGGTAAAATGGTCTCAATTTCACAGTAGTCACTTGTattattagaaatagaaatatacatGGGTCACGAGAACCTAACAAACCAAAaggtattttatgttttacaccttatttgaagatttctttgttttcttatttGGGTATATAAGGTAAGTGCCAAAACAATACAGGAAGATTATGTAGCCAGAAAGCCAATATTAGGGAGTTTCTGTTCTATACTCAGTCAAATACAAAGTCTATTCTATGTATTTTCCTAAAGTCAGGTATGTATCCCTTACTATTAGATttatctttgagaatttgatatcttgtattgatttgatatctTTTAATTGACTATGTAATCtggcaaaatacatttttacctgactgataataaattgttatatgtgatttattctgatctcttctgaaataatttttcaagTAGATTAATATGTAATGGTATTTCCGCAAATCTGCATACAGGACAGATATACAGAAGCACCAATGGATGAAACATGGGGAACACCATTAGGGGCTTTATATTTCTGACTGTCACTGTCTTAACACGATGTAGCTCTGTGGTTATAGAGGAAAATTAATACTCCTTTCACTAATGAGAAAACTGTTGGCATGCCTATTGCTCCATGCTGCAGCTACCCCTGTCTCTATCTACCGCCTCCAGGTCTGCAGTCTCCCCATATAGTAAAATATCGAACCCCTCAGTGTATTTTGCTCTCAGTCTCACAGGAATTTATCATCTTGTTGTTCATTAACCTTGTACTCAGAAGACCCCAATTAATACATCCACTATGGCACATATCATGTTTAATTCTTATTTAGATTATAAATAtccaaatataaaaaagatgCAGACACTCAAGAGTAAATCATCCTATGAATGAACAAACATATCAGCAAGGACAAGATTTCAATGAGCAATCAGTTAcatttggatctgttcctcacacaaacctATTTTATATCTTCAAAAGACTTCCAATCACACACCACGAAACATATCTTTCTGGAGCTTATCAGCAGTGGTTTAACTAACAGTCATGCTGAGTCTTGTGAGTCTCACAGTATCTTAACAAACTCAAACATATGACTCAAATAAATTATTGACTTTACtaattatacagtataaaataattatattaaacacGTTCTTACATAACAAAATGactaattttaaacaaatatatcagaCTAGATTTTTACATATTCAACAAATatgaaactttattattattattattattattaatatggttATTTTGTGAAACTTATTTAAGGATAGTGTATTACAAGAATATACAATAAAGAGACTGCATTTTGTAGTCTGTGAGAGAATAATGTGAGACAACTTGGTCTGACTATAAACACAGATTTACAGTATCATctattcatatttgtatttttgttcttgtaaTCTGTGCAGGCGACCTGTGTTGAATTTCTCTAGTTGTTAGTGTTTGCAATGGCCTGTTCTCCATTGCATTTATTATAGTTTAGGagcacacagtaaacacacaaCCAGCTGTCTCATTGAATCCTCTGGCTCCCTCTAGTGATTATTATGAGGTCATTTTACATTTCTAGcctaaacattacatttattgatttcatttaaattagttttatggACTTGTATTGGGTGGTATAGTTGATAcagaacaaacatttattttattttgttctggtTTGATTCATTATAAATTACACTAATTTAATCGCCTCCTGTATGTTCAAAAACAAAGAATGAATCTGGAGGAATTAAACTTCGTTCttatatttgataattaaataGAGGCACTATTTGCAGCTGTTGCTATGCTCAAAGTCAAAGTGAAGGGATGGAAGCAGAATAACTTATGTTCTATTGTCATCAGTGATGCTGAAGTTTGTCTGAGAGctgctgtccgtggtgctgaattGACTATTCCACATTATTAGTGGGTTTTTTGCATAAAGTATAAAAGGACAAAATCAAATCATATATAGTCTCTTTTCTTATAAATGGATGTTGATGTCTCTTACAGCtaataaaaaagtcaaaaatcaaaatattttattttatataatataccaCCTTGTGGTACTGCATGGAGCGCTATGAACTTATATACTCAATTATCCTATAGTGGGAGACTATTAAATGCTCAGGATTATCTGATTCACTTCAGTATCATTTGTCCTTATATATAGCAAATGAATCCTGCATATTCTCTCAGTATCAGACACTGTATCCTCCACTAGGTGGCGCTCGTTCAGTGTGATTAATGTGATATTCAGTCAATggtgatggagggaggagccagtaAAGCTGTTCATTACTGATAAAGAGCTGAATAAAGAGGAAGTAACTAAAGCAGACAGATGTAGAGACAGAGAGATTCACACATAGATCATTCAGCAGAAAGAAGACTGAACTCAAGTCACAATGAAGATCCTCCTCATCTTCTTCACTTTCTACCTGATCTCAGGTCAGAGCTTTTCTCTTTCatcactgcagtaatgatgctgtttTCTGTTCATCAGCTTTCTGATCACAGTATTAATCTGATTGACAGCTGCAGAAAAATACTTTGATGTGTCTGGATATTCTGGAGGAAGTGTTCTTGTTGATTCTGGCAGGTTTTCACCTGGTAACAATCACaatctacaaaaacaaaccagTGAGAAGTGGAATATAATAATAGACAacaaaaaacaagctaaatggaTTAATGAAGGAAGATATACTTTGTATCTCAACAAAAACAGAAACGTCATGCTCTTAATCAGAGAACTAAATGCACAGGATTCTGGAAGATACAAGATTAGACTTTCAGGTTCAGAGGTTATTGAATTACATTTGAATGTGATAAATGGTGAGTAATATGGACATTATGAACTATGGGGCTGTGTTTACAGAACgttgaatttaattttaatggaCTCTGGGGGCAAGAAGGGATCTTGACATTGAAGGGTTGGTGTAGGATCCATTTACCAGTATAGCCACTGCGATGTAGTTAAAGTACTTTATCTTCAATATTCATTtcgcagcatttattaatctaggttaatgttcattcatttagaaatgttatattgttaaaaataagttTGTTCATAACAATAATTGattggtttcactttattttgatggtcccatAACACATTCTGTTCATAAATATCTACTAACTCTGTActgtttatatagttttagtagactggtagggttagggttagaataagTTGAGATGTAATTGAAAAGTTACTTATAATTAGAAAAATGTCTGTTGAGAGACCATAACAATTATGAGATAGCAGATATTAATCAGACAGCTTAACGATAATTTAA encodes:
- the LOC113086154 gene encoding polymeric immunoglobulin receptor-like produces the protein MIKCEHPQYKTKPKYICKESDGCSERKSPGVQDEWMENGDVSLYDDTRAGVLMVFFRELKAADAGTYRCGVKVSDYTERFTEIQLSVRHDAKYPKRVTESVYLGGEVIITCQIPEKHKVHFCKEDDNHICQNISSSKVTEMSGSSERNEERVVTVSISNVSVRDAGVYWCGAETRDTDLTFISLNTQIQLNLIMPPVVRREGESAEIFCPYDSIYKSKLKSLCKGKCSTRDRNPLSETVREEKETKTDRLTLKDDVTAGVFTGTITALTAEDAGKYWCAVTLETELNYLHTHLMVIMNEELNLTKYEGDDVSIQCKHQDEDQKSFCKAHEASMCVKDGVSLEMIRDDRFSFSDEASAGVFTVNITDLREEDSGIYWCGDHVITKVHLNVSKDKNRNFSRIIIIIIIIYVCVILLLIPGFTLTLCKLRHKRRGRISTSDKSKKKNMMSSCADSRHDSLSDPGSAQINSNNELPTIPSDGLLYTAVSFQKHEESLSEATVRFSKNEIHSDYTSVSHR